Below is a genomic region from Drosophila albomicans strain 15112-1751.03 chromosome 2R, ASM965048v2, whole genome shotgun sequence.
ATCGAAAGCTTTTGAATGAATCTTGAAGTGTTGATAGTAATTGATAGTATACAATCTAGATTTGTATACCCTTGCATATATGAATTTGACAATGTCTTTTGAAACGTTTTATTCAATGtgaatatttataagaaaCTAACTTTGAagtaacatttaaatattttaaaaaataaaattttttcataattaactTTCTTAGctgaaaatattacattttagaaacaacttacataatttgttttacCCGCTTGAATTATTGCACCGTATTATCCCCATTTaggattattattttataaaaataattaaacaaatagtACAATACATTTTTACAAAGCCTTCAAAGCTTCAGCAATCCTCTTGGTCATACTggttattcaaattaaagaaCGCCACTTTTGGTAGTACTTAAAACCGTGGCATCacttaaaaattgtatcaTGCAATGCATTAGACACAAAAATCAAGTATAATATCGACTACGAAATACCCTAaaacttcaaattgaaattatttatctTTAACAATATCATTTGTATGGTCTTATCTGATCGATAAGACTCTatctataattaaatattttcttatttgtcAGCAAGCAAGGAAAAGCAATATGATTGAATATtcctccttttacctgttgcATGCATTTGAACAATTCAATTAACCCTACTTATTaaaagaatgttttattttttgaatattatttaattgttgtatCAATTgcatgatttattttttgaatattatttaattgttgtatCAATTGCATGAAAGTTACAGCTCTTTTAATATCACTTAAAAATACACCTTCCTTCTTATAAATTCACAGAATTTCTTTCCAAGCTCCATTcgcttaaatataccatatttaatgaattcatTCTAATTGTTCAAAATATCCCAAGTGAAGCATACGAGACAACAGATGCTCCAAATCGCCAAGATATTCCTTGGTGTGATATAACTTACGGCGTAACTCTTCGTTTTCCATCAAGTCGGCCAGAGGCTCTCCATTCCGCACATGATTAAATATTGGTAAAAATGTGCTTATCAAAAAGATTTCTgcgaaataaataatcaaagttAGTACTGAAGCAATCATTGCAAATTATTAATGTAGCTAACACACCAGTATATTTTCTGTCAAATATCTGCTTTCGAAATTCTACCAAACTAGGCTTCTTTCCTTGATAACCAATCTTTTCTAGTGTATTTGCAAATGTTATGAAATAGTTGTAGATAAGTTCATCAAGCTTATCTCGGCGATCCTCAGCACTTAAGATCATGTATACCGCATAGAGCACATCGTTTGTTATAGATCCTACGTAGGACAACTGAAAGTCGAGCAGCATACAGTCCGTTCCCCTGAacatcatattttttaaatggaagTCTCCATGGCATAGAACGTAGTAAGCATCTTCTTGACGATTCTCTCTGTATTCACGTATTATTTTCACCCAGCGCGGAATTATAATATCTTTAATGGGCTCAAAATACttgatgtatttttttaaactttctACACTTTTCAGTGCTTCCAAGAACATCGGAAATCCAGTTGTCATAATATCTTCGTCCAAGAAATTTGGCATCGTTGTTAGATCGTACTGCATTTTATCGAGCAATCCTGTTTGGTCCTTTAGGAGCTTAAAACTAACTGCCTGCCATTTTGCCAGTTGTCCCATTCCAGATTTTATTTCTTCTATTGTTGCTGGCCGGTTACGTATTACTTCATAGTTGTGGGGAACGAGGTCTTCTAAAACCATCACTTGATGCGGTTCCAAACTGTGATAAATACAGCGTGCACAAAAAGTAGTCTCATCACCTGCTTCAGACAGTATCTCTTCGAACCTGGGCAATATTTCTGTATACATGGCGATCTCCGTAGGAAAAACGTGCGTGTCATCCAAAAAGTCTTTTTTATGTCCTTCCTCTTCGGGCATAGTCTTAATAATCAAAGACTTTGAAAGAGTTTTCTCCTGTGTTGAGTAATCAACATTTGCTCGGAACATAATACTTGCATAATGATCTCCTTTCGCGGTTGCTGGCGATATTTTATAATCAAGCACTTTTACATCAGGATCATTAGAATATTGAGTTAGAATATCCTTGAAGAATTGTTCGTTCATCCACGCGGGTGGATTTAACTCATCAGCATTAAAATTATCATTAGTTGACGACATTATAGGTGCCAGTTACCGGGGCTAAACTCAACAAATAACTAATTGTGTATCTCCTGAAActgcatatttatttcatcTTGAATCTTATCTagaattttaaagcttttaattTCAGTCTTAGATGAAATTCACATTTGCTTTTAGAAACTTCTGGATTAATCTGTAACTAGAAGGTAAGAAAAATGTGTCTGATatgctaaatatattataggaCTCAGCTTGCCACTTTAtggaaaaatgcaattaatgtgCTAAACACATAGTTGATAGTAACACACCATATGAATATTAAGCAAATATAATGAATGTACATACAATTTGTCGAGATTGTTAATGTTGTTTGcattgtaaatttattaaaacaaaaagtaaaaataagagtatttaaaaataatatatattatatatacatacgtatattaATCACGGAAGCAATTccatttgattattttttacatCTTTAGTTACATCTTGGAATTGATaagttttgtaatattttgataAGAATTATCAGGTAAACAAATAGATAGGTACTCCAACATTTTGATAACAATTatcagacaaacaaacaattacatacatttggaTGTTCAaagtattattcataaaaacaatttccattTACATTTTCTAGTAGTGTTATAATCTTAGCAGACCCTGTATTTAGTAGGCAAACTATTTAACTGAAGATTTTAAAACCCTGAAAGTATACAGCATAATCTAGTCAACCTAAAAGTACGCTTAAGAAACACAATTTTAAACCACATACCTAAATAACAAGTAAGTAAGCTATAATCGAGGGTGctggactgtgagatacacactacccattttgagtaaaaggaaaatatttcGGTATTATACCGCAATGGGAAGCGgatatctcatagtcgagcacacttgactgtagctttcttacttgttttgtctgatgataataatatatgtacatatatataatctaTTCCTCGCAGAATTATTGAAGGTTTAGAGCTTCGTAAGATTGCTTATGTCATTATTTACCACTATACTACTATTTACGTATTGTATTAATATTTGGTTACTTAAAGCTctaaccaaaaatatattaagtatcaacaattataaaaagtaGCATTATCGGTCATGAACTTTAAGTTTGCAGAGTGTATGTCAAGATAATAGTTGGTTGTTCAAaccatttaata
It encodes:
- the LOC117576178 gene encoding uncharacterized protein LOC117576178, whose translation is MSSTNDNFNADELNPPAWMNEQFFKDILTQYSNDPDVKVLDYKISPATAKGDHYASIMFRANVDYSTQEKTLSKSLIIKTMPEEEGHKKDFLDDTHVFPTEIAMYTEILPRFEEILSEAGDETTFCARCIYHSLEPHQVMVLEDLVPHNYEVIRNRPATIEEIKSGMGQLAKWQAVSFKLLKDQTGLLDKMQYDLTTMPNFLDEDIMTTGFPMFLEALKSVESLKKYIKYFEPIKDIIIPRWVKIIREYRENRQEDAYYVLCHGDFHLKNMMFRGTDCMLLDFQLSYVGSITNDVLYAVYMILSAEDRRDKLDELIYNYFITFANTLEKIGYQGKKPSLVEFRKQIFDRKYTEIFLISTFLPIFNHVRNGEPLADLMENEELRRKLYHTKEYLGDLEHLLSRMLHLGYFEQLE